The Choristoneura fumiferana chromosome 11, NRCan_CFum_1, whole genome shotgun sequence genome includes a region encoding these proteins:
- the LOC141432452 gene encoding all trans-polyprenyl-diphosphate synthase PDSS2-like codes for MSYTLIRHLRRATLLSHQIRLETTMTNLTQEDFLIRPPFAQWTKVISEAEKIVGYPTSFMNLRWLLSDEFANVAMHLRKVVGSNHPIIQTAKTVLYNEHNNLQPWGLVILLLSKAIRPSQSTSFFHTNTTTEQQRTLAELTEMIRTGHYVHRGLLNIPIEERCPNTETALFANKIALLIGDYLLVTANGMLARLKNADLSYLISTALRDVSEGEFYGDRDEQNMPLPGKPNMIGKDEFPICSDTLPLATKDVSGSPIKEWTLRTMYNGGSLFGRGCQGAFLLGGLGLTEQEKAYQFGCHLCLAWQSASELQKFTSDNKELYSIASAPVLFALNENPELYKVIDSCRDNIADIDLVFLKEEVLKTHALERTRLLHLENARRAEGFVDMFGDNESVHTIKRLIKTM; via the exons ATGTCTTACACTTTAATTCGTCATTTGCGCCGTGCGACGCTGTTATCGCATCAAATTCGTCTCGAAACTACCATGACCAACTTGACCCAGGaagattttttaattcgacCACCTTTCGCGCAATGGACCAAAGTAATAAGTGAAGCTGAGAAAATTGTGGGATACCCGACCTCTTTCATGAACCTGAGATGGTTATTGAGCGACGAATTCGCCAATGTGGCCATGCATTTACGTAAAGTA GTTGGCAGTAATCATCCCATAATACAAACAGCAAAAACAGTTCTATACAACGAGCACAACAACCTTCAACCATGGGGGCTTGTGATCCTGCTACTCTCCAAAGCCATCAGGCCTTCACAATCCACATCCTTTTTTCACACCAACACGACAACAGAGCAGCAACGGACACTGGCAGAATTAACGGAAATGATACGCACAGGCCATTATGTACACCGAGGCTTGCTAAACATACCGATTGAGGAACGCTGCCCGAACACAGAGACAGCATTGTTTGCTAACAAAATAGCATTATTGATTGGAGATTACTTACTAGTAACAGCAAATGGGATGCTCGCTCGGCTGAAGAACGCAGACTTATCGTACCTTATATCAACGGCTCTAAGAGACGTTAGCGAAGGAGAGTTCTATGGTGACCGGGATGAACAGAACATGCCCCTACCAGGGAAGCCGAACATGATTGGTAAAGATGAGTTCCCAATTTGCTCCGATACTTTACCGCTAGCTACAAAAGACGTGTCCGGGTCTCCCATTAAAGAGTGGACTTTAAGGACTATGTATAATGGTGGCTCGTTGTTCGGGCGTGGTTGTCAAGGCGCCTTTTTATTGGGAGGCCTGGGTTTAACGGAGCAAGAAAAGGCATATCAATTCGGTTGCCATTTGTGCTTAGCGTGGCAATCGGCAAGTGAACTACAGAAGTTTACGAGTGACAATAAGGAGTTGTATTCTATAGCCAGTGCGCCTGTTTTGTTTGCGTTGAATGAGAACCCGGAGTTGTATAAAGTCATAGACAGTTGTAGAGACAACATAGCTGATATTGACTTGGTGTTTTTGAAAGAGGAAGTGTTGAAAACTCATGCATTGGAACGGACTAGGTTGTTGCATTTGGAAAATGCTAGGAGGGCTGAGGGTTTTGTTGATATGTTTGGTGATAATGAATCAGTGCATACTATTAAGAGGTTGATCAAGACAATGTaa